The sequence below is a genomic window from Halosolutus gelatinilyticus.
AGCGTCGATCGACCGCTCGGTTCGGGCGGTTATCCGTCGCCCGCCAGGTCGGCGTACGCCGCCCACGACGGATCGGTTCCCGGGTGTTCGAGTCGGTCGCCGTCCACGAAGACCTCGCCGCCGGTCGCCGAATCGACCGTCTCGCCCTCGATCGCCTCGACGCGACCGATCTCGGCCGCAACGGTCCCGCGCGCATCCAGCGCCGCGCGCACGTCCTCGGCGCCCTCGGGATCGACCGCGATCAGAAGCGAGCCGCAACTGGTGGCGGCCCACGGGTCCATCCCGAGGTGCTCGCACACTTCGGCGACGCCGGGCCGCATCGGCACCGCCTCGCGATCGATCGCGAACCGGGTACCGGAGCCGTCGGCCATCTCGTTTACCGCCCCCGCGAGACCGCCCTCGGTGACGTCGTGCATGGCCGTCACGGGCCCCGCCGCGGCCGCGGTGAGGGCGTCACGTACGCAGTGGACTTCGTCCAGCCGATCCTGGGCGGCGGAGACGACGTCTTCGGGGAGGTCCAGTTGGTCCGGAAAGAGCGTACTCAACAGCCCGACCGCCTCGACGGCAGGACCGGTCGTCAGGAGGAGTCGATCGCCGGGCCGCGCGCCGTCGGGGCGGACGATTTCGCCGTGGTCGCCGACGCCCATCGCGGTCGCCGCGCCGACCCACGGGTAGGACGGATCGGAGTAGCGTGCGGTGTGGCCGGTGACGATCGCCACGCCGAGGTCCACACACTCCGCGTCGATCGTCTCCCAGATCGTCGCGAACTCGTCGTCGGTCATCGTCTCGGGGAGCGTAAAGCAGATCGAGAGGTGCGACGGGGAGACCCCGCTGACGGCCACGTCCGCGAGGATCAGATCCAGCGCGAATCGCGCCGCTCGCTCGAACCCGAGCGCCGGGAGGATCGAGAGCGGATCGGTCGCCGTCACCAGCGCCCGCCCGCCGATATCGAGGACGCCGAAGTCGACGCCGTGGGTCGGCCCGAGGTTGACGTCGCCGCGATCGGCGCCGAGGTTCGACGCGACGTGTCGTTCGAAGAAGGCCCGATCGATCTTGCCGAGGTCGGTCACACGCGAGGGATTTCGGCGATCGATCTTGAGTATGCTGGTTTCGCCGCCGAAACGACGACCGATCCTCGGCCCGATCGCCGGACCGATTACCGAGCCGCGGTGTCCGCGCCGGTCGCCGGCGGACGACGCCGTCGACGGTCTGAAATCGAGCCTCGGCGAGGCGATCGGGTCCTCGACGAGACGGGAAGACGTAACCGATTTCGCTCACCGCACGCGGGTCGTGAAAACGAATGTGGTTACCGAAAACGATGAAGTTCCCGCCACACGTAGCGGGCACAGATGGCGCACTCATCCCCGTTGAAGACAGATAGCGGGCTCGAATTTACCCCGAGCGAAGTGACGGGTGCGCTAGGTGATTCGGTTACGGTTCTTCCCCTGCTGGTCGCCCTCGCCGCGACGACGGCGATCTCGCTGCCCCACGTGCTCGTCGGCTTCGGGATCTTCCAGATCGTCTGGGGGCTCTACTACGGGTTACCGCTGTCGGTCGAACCGATGAAGGCGCTGGTCGGGCTGGCGATCGTCGGTTCGCTCTCCTATCCGGAACTGGCCACCGCGGGACTGCTCGCCGGCGCGGTGTTGCTGGCGATCGGCCGTCTCGGCTTCGTCGATCGACTGCAGCGGATCGTCGGCGAACCCGTCGTTCGCGGCGTCCAACTCGCCGTCGCCCTGCTGTTGCTCGAGGCCGCGGTCGGCCTCTCGCTGGAGAGCGTTCCGGTCGCCGCGGCCGGGTTCGCCGTCGTCGCCGTCCTCGCGATCGCGGGCTACCGTCAGCCGAGCGTTCTGGTCGTCCTGGGAATCGGCGCCATCGCAGCCGTGGCGACGGCCGGCGTTCCGACGCCCGCGGCGCCACGGCTGACGCTGTTTCCCGCGGGCGCGCCGTCGGTCAGCGGCGCCGCGCTGGAAGGTACCGTCGCCCAGCTCGGGATGACGCTCGGCAACGCCGCGATCGCGACCGCGCTGCTCTGTGGCGACCTCTACGATCGGGACGTCTCCGCCGACGACCTCTCGCAGACGATGGGCGTCACCTGCCTCGCCGCGATCCCGATCGGCGGAGTCCCGATGTGTCACGGCAGCGGCGGCCTCGCCGGCAAGTACGCGTTCGGCGCCCGCACCGGCGGCGCGAACGTCCTGCTCGGGGTCGGGTACCTCGCGCTCGCGCTCGTCGCCGCCGGCGCGCTGTTCGCCGCGTTCCCGCTGGCGCTGCTCGGCGTCCTGCTGGTCGTCGTCGCCCTCGAACTCGGCCGCGCGGCCGTAGCGCCCGTCAGCGGCGTGCGATCCCTGGCGGTCGTCGCCGGCGTCGGTCTGGTCGGCGTCGCGGTCAACGTCGGGGTCGCGTTCGCGCTCGGCGCCGGCGTCGTCTGGCTGCTCGATCGATAGGTGCGAGTTTTTCACGACGGGGTTCGAATGGCCGCCGATGACCGAGAGCTGGGCCGACCTGTTCGATCGGAGTCGGGCGTACGACGTGGATCTCGAAGCCGTCCGAGAGACGTACGCGAAACAGGAGGAGGAGAGAGCCGATGAGTGAGCAGCCGAACCCCGCTCGCGTCGTCGCCGACGCGGACGTGCTCGCGGCCGATCTGCTCGTCGGCGGCGACGCCCGCGAGGCGCTCGATCACGTTCGGCGCCACTCCTGGATCGACCTGGTCGCGAGCGACCCGTTGCTCGATCGAACCGAGCGCATCGTCGCGGCGCTGGCCGATCCGGACCTCGCGGCCGCCCACCGCGAGCGACTCGAGACCGATCGGGTCGCGGTCGACCACCCCGAGGAAGATCATCCGGCGCTGGCGTCGGCTTACCGCGGCGACGCCGCGCACCTGCTCTCCTACGACGAGCGACTCGGCTCCGCGAAAGCGGGGCTGCGGCTGCAACCGCGCGTCTCCGTCAGCGTCCGTTCGCCGGACGCCTTCGCTCGGCTGTTCGATCCGGAAAGCCTCTACGCGGCCATCGAAGGCGACGACTATCCGGGCCCCGACCGGGATCCCAGAGCGTAGTCGCGCTCGACCCCGTTACGCCGGCTTCCGCCCTTCGATCCGTGCGGAGACGACCGGCGTCTCGTCGGACGGCACCCACTCGCCCTCGACGGCGATCGAGACGTCGACGAAGCCCGCCTCGGCGAGCCAGCGTTCCAGTTCGTCGATCGTCGCGGCGCCGCCCACGCAGGCGGTGACGGCCTCGGGGTCCTCCCTGAGTTCCTCGGAAAGCGGTTCGGTCGCGACCAGATCCGAGATCGCGATCGTGCCGCCGGGTCGAAGCACCCGGTACGCCTCCGCGAGCACCCGCGGCTTCTCGGGCGAGAGGTTGACGACGCAGTTCGAGATGATCGCGTCCACCGTCCCGTCGGCGACCGGAAGGTGTTCGATCTCGCCGAGACGGAACTCGACGTTCTCGAGGTCGCTCTCGCGGGCGTTCGTTCGGGCCGTGTCGATCATCTCCGGCGTCATGTCGACGCCGATCACCGTTCCGTCGGGGCCGACCTCGCGCGCCGCGAGGAAGCAGTCGAAGCCGCCGCCGGAGCCGAGGTCAAGCACCGTCTCGCCGGGCTCGAGGTTCGAGATCGCGATCGGGTTTCCACAGCCCAGCCCGAGGTTCGCGTCGTCGGGTGCGCCCTCGAGATCGGCCGCGTCGTAGCCGACCGAGCACGCGCGCTCCGCGGCCGGGCCGTCGTCGGTGGCGCTCGCGTTCTCCCCGCCGCAGCAGTCGCCGTTCGTGCTCGCGATCGAGCCGTACTCTTCGCGGACGGTCGATCGGCGGGTCGCGGGGTCGGTCGGCGTCGTCTCGCCGTCAGCCGGTGCGTCGTCGGTCAATGTCTCGTCTGTCATCGGTGTGGTGTCTCGTTCGTGGATTCGGTCGGATCGCCGACGGGTCTCGCGTTAGTCGTCGATCGGGACGTCGATCGCGGCGGCGACGTCGAGCAACTCGAAGACCGCGGTGTCGGCGATACGGTAGTACGTCCAGCGCCCCTTCTTTCGGCTCTTGACCAGGCCGACGTCGCGGAGCGTCCGGAGGTGCGTCGCCACGGTCGATTGCGGCGCTTCGAGGACGACCTGCAGTTCACAGACGCACCGCTCCCCGTCGCGGAGCGCTTCGAGAATCCGAACCCGGTGTTCGTTCGCGAACGCCCCGAAGACGGCAGCCTGCGTTTCGATCCGATCCGCGTCCGATCGCAAGCGCTCGAGGTCGGCGACGGGGTTCTCGACGTCGTCGTACAGTTGTTCGACCGCACAGCAGGCGTCCGTGAGGGGGTTTCCGTCAGTCATATCGTGATTTCCCGATCAGGACTCTTGACGCGATACGGCTCTCCGTCATCTCGTGTCCTCACATCCAATATCGAATTACACCGATATAAGTCTATAGGGTAGATAGCCTGATTCCACAGAAGTCGCCACACAACGGAATATCAATACGACTCTGGAGAGAAGATAATCGGAAAAATACGATATCAAGGGCGGCGTTCGCCGTACCACTCCGCGAACTTCGCCAGCGCCCGGCCGCGGTGGGAGATCGCGTTCTTCTCCTCGGTGCTCATCTCGGCCAGCGTCCGTCCGTTGTACTCGAAGATAGGGTCGTACCCGAACCCGCCCTCGCCCCGGGGTGCGACCAGCGTGCCGGCGACGGCCCCGTCGAACGTCTCGGTCCCGTTCTCGTCCGCGTACGCGAGTACCGTCCGGAACCGGGCGCGACGGTTCTCTTCGCCCTTCGCCAGTCGCCAGAGCCGATCGACGCCGACCGTGTCCTCGACGTAGGCCGAGTACGGTCCCGGAAAGCCGCCGAGGGCGTCGACGAACAGGCCCGTGTCGTCGACGACTACCGGTTCCTCGCCACCGAGCGCGTCGAACGTCTCGTGCGCGCCGCGGGCTGCGATCGCCTCGAGCGAGTCGCTCTGAATCTCCGTGTAGTCGTGGGCAACCCGCTCGACGGCTTCGATTCCCTCGAAGTACTCGCGTGCTTCCCTGACCTTGCCCTCGTTCCCCGTCACGAATCGGATAGCCATGTGCGATGGGCTGGCCGGCGGCGGCAAAGGTGCGTCGGTTGCGCCGCGTCTCCGTCACATTTTCCTCGATCGGTCCGATCCCGTCGGGACTCTGATCCGAGTGCGAACGCACCCCCCGTATCGCCGACACCACTCGCAACACTTTCCTTGGTGAACTGATTTACTCGACGTATGAGTAATCCGAACGATCGCGTCAGGCTCGGTGTCGTCGGACTGGGATTCATGGGACAGGTACACGCCTCGAACGCCGCGGACTTCGGCCACGAGGTCGTCGCGGGCGCGGATCTCGTGGCCGAGACGCGCAAGGCGTTCGCGGAGAGCTACGACGCGACCACGTACGAGCAGTTCGAGGCGATGTACGACGCCGAAGACCTCGACGCGATCGCCGTCTCCACGCCGAACGCGTTCCACGAGGACGCGGTCGTCGCCGCGCTGGAGCGCGGGTACAACGTCCTCTGCGAGAAACCCCTCGCGAACGACCTCGAGAGCGCGGAGCGGATCGCCGCGGCGGCCGCGGACGCGGACGGCTTCTGCATGGTGAACTTCCACAACCGCCTCTCGACCGCGGCGGAGGCGTTCAAAGACTACCAGCGCGAGGGTCACTTCGGCGAGATCACCCACGTCGACGCGAACTACGTCCGACGGCGCGGCATCCCCGGCGTCGGCTCCTGGTTCACCAGCAAGGAACTCGCCGGCGGCGGCGCCGTCGTCGATATCGGCGTCCACGCGATCGACTTCGCGCTCTACCTGATGGAGTACCCTTCGGTCGAGGAGGTGTTCGCCGTCACCCGGACCGAGTTCGGCGACCGCGAGGACTACGTCGACCCCGGCGACTGGTACGCCGAGACCGAGGACGCGGTCTTCGACGTCGAGGACTCCGCGACGGCGATGATCCGCTGCGAAGACGATCGAACGATCTCGCTCGAGGTCACGTGGGCCGCCAACCAGCCCGAATCCCAGCGGTTTATCGTCCGCGGCACCGAGGCCGGCGCGGAACTCGACCTCGGCGGCGAAGAACTCACGATGTACCGCAGCGGCAAACAGGGAACCGACCACAACCTCGACGCCACGCTGACCGAGGGATCGATCGAGCACACCGGCTGGCCGGGAAGCGACGAGCGGTTCCTCGACGCCGTCGCCGCCGGCGAGCCGCCGACGCTGAACACGGTCGAGCAGGCCCTGACGGTCCAGCGCGTGATCGACGGGATCTACCGCGCCGCCGAGACGGGGACGTCGGTCTCGATCGAGTAACGGCCGGTCGACGGCCGCGCCGATCGCGCGGGCTCGGGCCGTCAGCTTCTCCGGTACGACTACGTTTTACTCGCCGCCGGCCCTGTACCCGATCGATGAGCGAGAGCGATCGGCCCACGATCCTGCTGACCAACGACGACGGTATCGACGCGCCCGGTCTTCGCGCACTCCACGACGAACTGTCCGAAATCGGGTCGGTCACTGTCGTCGCACCCGCGACGAACCAGAGCGCCGTCGGTCGCTCGCTCACCTACGGCCGGACGGCGGGCGACGACGAACCCGCGATCGGCTTCGAAGACGCGCAGTTTACGAGCCCGGTCCCCCACGCCGATCACGAACTCGGCTACGCGGTCGACGGGACGCCTTGCGACTGCGTCATCGTCGGCCTCGGCGCGCTCGATCCCGAACCGGACGTCGTCGTCGCCGGCTGCAACCCCGGCGCGAACCTCGGGGCGTACGTCCTCTCCCGATCGGGGACCGTGAGCGCCGCGATGGAGGCCGCGTTCCTCGGGACGCCGTCGATCGCGGTCTCGATGGACCGGCTCGAATACGAGCCCGAGCTCGCGCCCGACGCGTTCGACGAACCGGCGACGGTGACGGCCGACCTCGTGGAGTACGCACTCGACACCGACGTCTTCGATCGCGTCGACTACTGCAACGTCAATACGCCGGCGCCCCACCGGGAGACGACGGGCGTCGAACTCACGCGACCCTCGACGGTCTACGAGATGGACGGCAGTTTCGAGAACGGCGAATTCAGGCTCCACAACCGGCTCTGGGAGCAGATGGCCGAGGGGTCGATTCCCGACGAACCGGGCACCGATCGACGGGCGATCCTCGAGGGGCGGATCAGCATCTCGCCGCTGTCGGTCCCGTACCGATCGACGTCCCACGAGTCGCTCGAGCGGTTCGTCGGCGAGTACGACCCCTGAAACCGTACGGCGACGGCTCTCGGCGGACGGACGAAACGGCCCGATCGGCGGTGGCCCGCGACCGAAGAATCAGTCGTCACTCTCGTCGTCGACGATCACTTCGACGGGTTCGTCCCGGGTCTCGTCGGCGGCGCCGCCGGCGCTCTGCTCTTGGTGCCAGAGGAGCGCGCCGGCGACGAGCACGACGACCCACGATCGCCAGTTGGCCAGATTCAGCGTGTAGCCGACGCCGAAGGGTTTCTCGACGAGCATCCCCTCGCCGGGCTGCCAGTACGACGAGAGCATTCGTCCCAGACTCGGACGTTCGAAGTTGTACGGTACGCCGAGGATCTCACCGGAACTCGGTTTGTCTGCCATGGCCGATCGTACGGCCTCCCCCGATAAGAGTATTGTGTGCTCGTCTCGGTCGCGGAAATTGTTCAGTCATCCACTCCGTCATCTCCGTCGGTCGCGGGGTCCGTCGCCGCGTCGATCGCCGCTTCGAGGCCCGCGAGGAGCCCCCGTTCCATCGTTTCGATCGCCACGCTCGGATCTCCCTCGTCGCGAGCGGCGGCTTGCCGGTGGGAGAACGGGATGTGCACGAACCCCGCCGGAAAGTCGCGTTTCCGATCGTCACTCGCCGACCAGCGCCGCGAGCAGCTTCGACTCGCCCTTCTGGAGGTGTTCCGCGGCCGTCGCCCGCCCGCAGTCCAGTTCCCCGGCGAGATCGGCGATCGTCGCCTCTCGGGGCACGTCGTAGTAGCCGATCGCGAACGCGGTTTCGATCGCCTCCCGCTGGCGGCGGGAGAGGCGACCGATCGCGCTCTCGGGGGCGACCGAGTCGCCGCCGACCGCCTCGATCGTCACGCGGACGTCCTCGGGAACGCCGTCGACCGCGGCCTGGATGTCGGCCTGCGTGCCGACGATCGTGAACGTGTTGGTCCCGTCGTCGTGGCACTCGATCGGCGGCACGGTGAGCAGACTCCCCCGCGTGAAATTCTCGAACAGCGATCGGGCGGCCGCCGAGACTGTTCCTTCGAAAAAACAATGACACT
It includes:
- a CDS encoding AIR synthase family protein; this translates as MTDLGKIDRAFFERHVASNLGADRGDVNLGPTHGVDFGVLDIGGRALVTATDPLSILPALGFERAARFALDLILADVAVSGVSPSHLSICFTLPETMTDDEFATIWETIDAECVDLGVAIVTGHTARYSDPSYPWVGAATAMGVGDHGEIVRPDGARPGDRLLLTTGPAVEAVGLLSTLFPDQLDLPEDVVSAAQDRLDEVHCVRDALTAAAAGPVTAMHDVTEGGLAGAVNEMADGSGTRFAIDREAVPMRPGVAEVCEHLGMDPWAATSCGSLLIAVDPEGAEDVRAALDARGTVAAEIGRVEAIEGETVDSATGGEVFVDGDRLEHPGTDPSWAAYADLAGDG
- a CDS encoding putative sulfate/molybdate transporter; translated protein: MAHSSPLKTDSGLEFTPSEVTGALGDSVTVLPLLVALAATTAISLPHVLVGFGIFQIVWGLYYGLPLSVEPMKALVGLAIVGSLSYPELATAGLLAGAVLLAIGRLGFVDRLQRIVGEPVVRGVQLAVALLLLEAAVGLSLESVPVAAAGFAVVAVLAIAGYRQPSVLVVLGIGAIAAVATAGVPTPAAPRLTLFPAGAPSVSGAALEGTVAQLGMTLGNAAIATALLCGDLYDRDVSADDLSQTMGVTCLAAIPIGGVPMCHGSGGLAGKYAFGARTGGANVLLGVGYLALALVAAGALFAAFPLALLGVLLVVVALELGRAAVAPVSGVRSLAVVAGVGLVGVAVNVGVAFALGAGVVWLLDR
- a CDS encoding DUF7384 family protein, with the protein product MSEQPNPARVVADADVLAADLLVGGDAREALDHVRRHSWIDLVASDPLLDRTERIVAALADPDLAAAHRERLETDRVAVDHPEEDHPALASAYRGDAAHLLSYDERLGSAKAGLRLQPRVSVSVRSPDAFARLFDPESLYAAIEGDDYPGPDRDPRA
- the arsM gene encoding arsenite methyltransferase, whose protein sequence is MTDETLTDDAPADGETTPTDPATRRSTVREEYGSIASTNGDCCGGENASATDDGPAAERACSVGYDAADLEGAPDDANLGLGCGNPIAISNLEPGETVLDLGSGGGFDCFLAAREVGPDGTVIGVDMTPEMIDTARTNARESDLENVEFRLGEIEHLPVADGTVDAIISNCVVNLSPEKPRVLAEAYRVLRPGGTIAISDLVATEPLSEELREDPEAVTACVGGAATIDELERWLAEAGFVDVSIAVEGEWVPSDETPVVSARIEGRKPA
- a CDS encoding ArsR/SmtB family transcription factor, translated to MTDGNPLTDACCAVEQLYDDVENPVADLERLRSDADRIETQAAVFGAFANEHRVRILEALRDGERCVCELQVVLEAPQSTVATHLRTLRDVGLVKSRKKGRWTYYRIADTAVFELLDVAAAIDVPIDD
- a CDS encoding XTP/dITP diphosphatase, whose protein sequence is MAIRFVTGNEGKVREAREYFEGIEAVERVAHDYTEIQSDSLEAIAARGAHETFDALGGEEPVVVDDTGLFVDALGGFPGPYSAYVEDTVGVDRLWRLAKGEENRRARFRTVLAYADENGTETFDGAVAGTLVAPRGEGGFGYDPIFEYNGRTLAEMSTEEKNAISHRGRALAKFAEWYGERRP
- a CDS encoding Gfo/Idh/MocA family protein produces the protein MSNPNDRVRLGVVGLGFMGQVHASNAADFGHEVVAGADLVAETRKAFAESYDATTYEQFEAMYDAEDLDAIAVSTPNAFHEDAVVAALERGYNVLCEKPLANDLESAERIAAAAADADGFCMVNFHNRLSTAAEAFKDYQREGHFGEITHVDANYVRRRGIPGVGSWFTSKELAGGGAVVDIGVHAIDFALYLMEYPSVEEVFAVTRTEFGDREDYVDPGDWYAETEDAVFDVEDSATAMIRCEDDRTISLEVTWAANQPESQRFIVRGTEAGAELDLGGEELTMYRSGKQGTDHNLDATLTEGSIEHTGWPGSDERFLDAVAAGEPPTLNTVEQALTVQRVIDGIYRAAETGTSVSIE
- the surE gene encoding 5'/3'-nucleotidase SurE, which codes for MSESDRPTILLTNDDGIDAPGLRALHDELSEIGSVTVVAPATNQSAVGRSLTYGRTAGDDEPAIGFEDAQFTSPVPHADHELGYAVDGTPCDCVIVGLGALDPEPDVVVAGCNPGANLGAYVLSRSGTVSAAMEAAFLGTPSIAVSMDRLEYEPELAPDAFDEPATVTADLVEYALDTDVFDRVDYCNVNTPAPHRETTGVELTRPSTVYEMDGSFENGEFRLHNRLWEQMAEGSIPDEPGTDRRAILEGRISISPLSVPYRSTSHESLERFVGEYDP
- a CDS encoding DUF5808 domain-containing protein, with protein sequence MADKPSSGEILGVPYNFERPSLGRMLSSYWQPGEGMLVEKPFGVGYTLNLANWRSWVVVLVAGALLWHQEQSAGGAADETRDEPVEVIVDDESDD
- a CDS encoding helix-turn-helix domain-containing protein, which translates into the protein MKRVRITLAPAGDYAPPVYRLLAGGASYLDRVRIVNWNVATPPTAFLLWLRGEYGRFEAELERRENVHAYEILPITDRECHCFFEGTVSAAARSLFENFTRGSLLTVPPIECHDDGTNTFTIVGTQADIQAAVDGVPEDVRVTIEAVGGDSVAPESAIGRLSRRQREAIETAFAIGYYDVPREATIADLAGELDCGRATAAEHLQKGESKLLAALVGE